A genomic window from Triticum urartu cultivar G1812 chromosome 7, Tu2.1, whole genome shotgun sequence includes:
- the LOC125518725 gene encoding F-box protein At5g49610-like, with product MSSEPEQGNGAGDDEHSGGLPEDQMFEMLTRVSLDDLSACRQVSAQWRRPPYEPAFSALHCRRRADAVVSGYFVQGMARNRYSATFVSMHPSQADADPSVSLDFLPSAHVRVEAVSAHRGLACCVDADADAAARMGGKTSSARCYYACKPATRQWRALPNPRLRFPTAVTAMVARPAGAGAAADFKILRLSVPTLRDHLRCEIFDSRRRAWRRSADVMVWPESLVAAGPAVRAHGAMHWLRWPDRVGAAEDIFAFDMKSEAWRLIVLPPEVEDRTDRWAGKKKLVTVEGKLCLVVTVDEEAEVWVIADYGRQQERWEKKMAVNLKNLGMQEGGALILRDLCSSEVAFFNSVYGVIWYDFWRGEIAEVPVHHKCIQEVFKYESDFGPWDIDENKI from the exons ATGTCAAGCGAACCGGAGCAAGGCAATGGTGCTGGCGATGACGAACATAGCGGCGGCCTGCCTGAGGACCAGATGTTCGAGATGCTCACCCGCGTCTCCCTCGACGACCTCTCCGCATGCCGCCAGGTGTCTGCCCAGTGGCGCCGGCCCCCGTACGAGCCGGCCTTCTCGGCGCTTcactgccgccgccgcgccgaCGCCGTCGTCTCGGGATACTTCGTGCAGGGCATGGCGCGCAACCGCTACtccgccaccttcgtctccatgCACCCCTCCCAGGCCGACGCTGATCCGTCCGTCTCCCTCGACTTCCTGCCCTCCGCGCACGTCCGCGTTGAGGCTGTCTCCGCGCACCGCGGCCTCGCGTGCTGCgtcgacgccgacgccgacgccgccgcgCGCATGGGCGGCAAGACGTCGTCGGCGCGATGCTACTACGCGTGCAAGCCCGCCACGAGGCAGTGGCGGGCGCTGCCCAACCCGAGGCTGCGCTTCCCCACGGCGGTCACCGCGATGGTGGCGCGccccgccggcgccggcgccgcgGCGGACTTCAAGATCCTCCGGCTCTCGGTCCCGACGCTGCGTGACCACCTGCGTTGCGAGATCTTCGACTCGCGAAGGCGCGCGTGGCGGCGCTCGGCCGACGTGATGGTGTGGCCGGAGTCGCTCGTGGCCGCCGGCCCGGCGGTGAGGGCCCACGGCGCCATGCATTGGCTACGGTGGCCGGACAGGGTCGGCGCCGCCGAGGACATCTTCGCGTTCGACATGAAGAGCGAGGCGTGGAGGCTCATTGTTCTCCCGCCGGAGGTGGAAGACAGAACGGACAGGTGGGCGGGCAAGAAGAAGCTGGTGACGGTGGAGGGGAAGCTGTGCCTGGTAGTGACCGTGGATGAGGAGGCGGAGGTGTGGGTGATCGCCGACTACGGCAGGCAGCAGGAGAGATGGGAGAAGAAGATGGCAGTGAACTTGAAGAATCTCGGGATGCAGGAAGGGGGAGCCCTTATACTCAGGGATCTCTGCTCATCCGAGGTCGCATTCTTCAACAGTGTATACGGAGTGATCTG GTACGATTTTTGGAGGGGCGAGATAGCAGAAGTCCCCGTGCATCACAAATGCATACAAGAAGTTTTCAAGTATGAGTCCGATTTTGGTCCTTGGGACATCGATGAAAACAAAATCTAG